A single region of the Podospora pseudopauciseta strain CBS 411.78 chromosome 1, whole genome shotgun sequence genome encodes:
- a CDS encoding hypothetical protein (COG:T; EggNog:ENOG503NYF9): MTSRTGQQHSEIASISLGAGYKLDDNNASVWSLARSDRASIQVTTAAARKRFKIFSAFKSLTNLASDKPPAVTTPTEPLSGHRGAKSIIPKGILSKMSSALVRGAPSPMEPTVIHRSTQPRSRRPKLQQQTFQQRHPHHHHHHPHPHHHHHQQQQQQEQAAVVQHIESFPLSPPQVITPDATTTAKNTDTTTVSSMPSTPQDNSANTSPKNSTGQTSMDSWMMKDQRRGGGGGGGSPPERLKQTARHGNHQHNIALPLSGVSSCSNPIIRHHAHHGHNHGQQHHRENPPQNHIDDTSTSPSPDSVLTTIQESPFDLVMPSIVTVEKAAAAKIALEGYFQEKFALGAADREKRRQGFENGLFVDAAAARGGKETRKGGLPTSGQIAAVRQGFFKQETRHLRETRVLKARGAGLLMREGVDGARENGFEEVQILGKGSFGVVKLVRQSGGGGGVFAMKCIRKGEMIKTQQEGHLKAERDFLIASEGCQWVVQLVAAFQDLKNLYLVTEYMPGGDFLGFLIRETTLPEEVAKFYVAEMILAVEATHSLKFIHRDIKPDNFLISASGHLKISDFGLAFDGHWSHDLAYFTSHRYSLVNRLGLNVVGDKQDRKESRSTAAVLKWTSGIMTGIGKHQPKVGVGVGVEGDEKREPLLSWRNRNGNRGAAVSIMGTSQYMAPEVVKGECYDARCDYWSVAVILYECLYGSTPFYSEEGRSVTKKNILNHRETFRFPRQGPTVSTRCRNLLVSLIVDKEDRLSCKAYKMKDMIGQMGTEPGGQNQRGMTSSMSAPSLPALGVATMPGNISTGGGGGPAQQQQQHQTQKDTRWTKEYVDKFVFPNDAEDIKGHKWFRSIAWEHLHQMPPPHVPVLDSPDDATYFDDESLSDWSESSLEDKLSEEEEDDEDEIENRRLEEEGYHGLSKRVLDQMVEEQKLMEERRREEEKERFLGKLGRRPSLQRWVMEAMRQAPFDIDYYMGLEKEIDKASPECGVTEEEKEVMKAFLLRYGCRVFRDGEPKGDAAKDKKEEKKKKRPRDKILRDKEMGKVAMGVRRRTAFAGYEWVGCRGLNGGEVLGDGGGGGGQENVGLDGTSVMKPKPVQHSPQQQVQMQTPRQVVNVGAVGMDGGYDGSPESNSSPTYRWGPHPQVHLPPPHVHLPLPHALPPMTGHAFQPDPFWRPPPVAPQPQFTHAHHPQYHPLPPRQFSPFPFQQQQQLDPRHFQLPPFRPPPPQQARNYSPYQSQYVQSQVPRQFSMPPQAQPQAPPPR; the protein is encoded by the exons ATGACGAGCAGAACTGGCCAGCAGCACAGCGAGATCGCCTCCATCTCTCTAGGGGCCGGCTACAAACTGGACGACAACAACGCCTCGGTGTGGTCCCTTGCCCGCTCCGACCGTGCTTCCATCCAAGTGACCACGGCCGCCGCTCGTAAAAGGTTCAAGATATTCTCCGCATTCAAGTCGTTGACCAATCTTG CCTCTGACAAGCCACCCGCCGTCACGACACCGACCGAGCCCCTTAGCGGCCACCGCGGTGCAAAGTCAATTATCCCAAAGGGCATACTTTCAAAAATGTCCAGCGCCCTCGTCCGTGGTGCTCCTTCTCCCATGGAGCCGACTGTTATTCATCGATCCACCCAACCGAGGAGTCGTCGACCGAAGCTTCAGCAGCAGACATTTCAGCaacgtcatcctcatcatcatcatcatcatcctcatcctcatcatcatcatcaccagcagcagcagcagcaagaacaaGCAGCAGTGGTGCAGCATATTGAATCTTTTCCGTTGTCACCACCGCAGGTCATCACCCCCGacgccaccaccacggcgaAGAACACAGACACGACGACGGTTTCGAGCATGCCGAGCACGCCGCAGGATAATTCGGCGAACACCTCGCCCAAGAACTCGACTGGGCAGACGTCGATGGATTCGTGGATGATGAAGGATCAgaggcgagggggagggggaggagggggatccCCGCCCGAGAGGTTGAAGCAAACCGCCCGGCACGGTAATCACCAGCACAACATCGCGCTACCGTTGTCGGGGGTGTCATCTTGTTCGAATCCAATCATTCGTCATCATGCCCATCATGGCCACAATCAtggccagcagcaccacagGGAGAACCCGCCGCAGAACCACATTGATGACacttccacctctcccagtCCGGACTCTGTCTTGACGACTATACAGGAATCGCCTTTTGATCTTGTCATGCCTTCGATCGTGACGGTGGAGAAGGCGGCTGCGGCCAAGATTGCGCTGGAAGGGTATTTTCAGGAGAagtttgctcttggggcAGCGGATagagagaagaggaggcagGGGTTTGAGAATGGGCTTTTTGTGGATGCGGCGGCTGccaggggggggaaggagacgagaaagggggggttgccgACCAGTGGGCAGATTGCCGCTGTCAGACAAGGGTTTTTCAAACAGGAGACTCGGCACCTGAGGGAGACGAGGGTTTTGAAGGCTAGGGGGGCGGGGTTGCTGAtgcgggagggggtggacggggcgagggagaatgggtttgaggaggtgcagattttggggaaggggagttttggggtggtgaagcTGGTGAGGcagagtggtggtgggggaggggtgtttgCCATGAAGTGTATAcggaagggggagatgatCAAGACGCAGCAGGAGGGGCATCTCAAGGCGGAGAGGGACTTTTTGATCGCGAGCGAGGGGTGTCAGTGGGTTGTTCAGCTCGTGGCGGCGTTTCAGGACTTGAAGAATTTGTACTTGGTTACCGAGTACATGCCGGGGGGGGACTTTCTGGGGTTTTTGATTCGGGAGACTACGCTCCCGGAAGAGGTGGCCAAGTTTTATGTTGCCGAGATGAttctggcggtggaggcgacGCATTCGTTGAAGTTTATACACCGGGACATCAAGCCTGACAACTTTTTGATATCGGCGAGCGGGCACCTGAAGATTTCGGACTTTGGGCTGGCGTTTGATGGGCATTGGTCGCATGACTTGGCCTATTTTACTAGTCACCGGTATTCGCTCGTGAATAGGCTGGGGTTGAACGTGGTGGGGGATAAGCAGGACAGGAAGGAGAGCAGGAGCACGGCTGCGGTGCTGAAGTGGACGAGTGGCATCATGACGGGGATTGGGAAGCATCAGCCCaaggttggggttggggtcggggtggagggggatgaaaAGAGGGAGCCGTtgctgagctggaggaaCAGGAACGGGAACaggggggcggcggtgagTATTATGGGTACGAGTCAGTACATGGCTCCCGAGGTGGTCAAGGGGGAGTGTTATGATGCGAGGTGCGACTACTGGAGCGTGGCGGTGATTCTGTACGAGTGCCTGTACGGGAGCACGCCGTTCTACagcgaggaggggaggtcggTGACCAAGAAGAATATTTTGAACCACCGGGAGACGTTTCGCTTTCCGAGGCAGGGGCCGACGGTGTCGACGAGGTGTCGGAATTTGTTGGTCAGTTTGATTGTGGACAAGGAGGACAGGTTGTCTTGCAAGGCGTACAAGATGAAGGACATGATTGGGCAGATGGGGACTGAGCCGGGGGGGCAGAATCAAAGGGGGATGACGAGTTCGATGTCGGCGCCGAGTCTGCCTGCTTTGGGGGTTGCTACTATGCCGGGGAATATTAgtactggtggtggtggtggcccggcgcagcagcagcagcagcatcagacGCAGAAGGATACACGGTGGACGAAGGAATATGTGGACAAGTTTGTGTTCCCTAATGATGCTGAGGATATCAAGGGGCACAAGTGGTTTAGGTCAATTGCGTGGGAGCATTTGCACcagatgccgccgccgcatGTTCCTGTGCTGGACTCGCCGGACGATGCGACGTATTTTGATGACGAGAGTTTGAGTGATTGGAGTGAGAGCTCTCTGGAAGACAAGctgtcggaggaggaggaggacgatgaggatgagattGAGAATAGGAggcttgaggaggaggggtatcACGGGTTGAGCAAACGGGTGTTGGATCAGATGGTTGAGGAGCAGAagctgatggaggagaggaggcgagaagaggaaaaggagaggtTCCTCGGTAAGCTGGGCAGGAGGCCGAGTCTGCAGAGGTGGGTGATGGAGGCGATGAGACAGGCGCCGTTTGATATTGACTATTACATGGGGTTGGAGAAAGAGATTGACAAGGCTAGCCCGGAGTGCGGGGttacggaggaggagaaggaggtgatgaagGCTTTTTTGCTTCGGTACGGGTGTCGGGTGTTTCGGGATGGGGAGCCCAAGGGGGACGCCGCCAAAGataagaaggaggagaagaagaagaagaggccgagggaCAAGATTTTGAGGGACAAGGAGATGGGAAAGGTGGCGATGGGTGTGAGGAGACGGACGGCGTTTGCTGGGTATGAGTGGGTTGGCTGTCGCGGGTTGAATGGGGGCGAGGtgcttggtgatggtggtggtggcggtggtcaGGAGAAtgttgggttggatgggaCATCGGTGATGAAACCGAAGCCTGTCCAGCATTCTCCTCAGCAACAGGTGCAGATGCAGACACCGCGGCAGGTGGTGAATGTTGGGGCggtggggatggatggggggtATGACGGATCTCCCGAGAGTAATTCCTCGCCTACGTATCGATGGGGACCGCATCCGCAGGTTCACTTACCGCCGCCTCATGTTCATTTACCACTGCCTCATGCGCTGCCTCCCATGACGGGGCATGCGTTTCAACCTGATCCGTTTTGGAGACCACCACCGGTAGCTCCCCAGCCGCAGTTCACACAtgctcatcatcctcagtATCACCCACTACCGCCACGGCAGTTTTCACCATTTCCAtttcagcagcagcagcaactggATCCTCGACACTTTCAACTACCTCCATTTCgtccaccgccaccgcaaCAAGCCCGGAACTATTCCCCTTATCAGAGCCAGTACGTACAGAGTCAAGTCCCGAGACAGTTTTCCATGCCACCACAAGCACAGCCGcaggcaccaccaccgcgaTAG
- a CDS encoding hypothetical protein (COG:S; EggNog:ENOG503P6U8), protein MSFLGKILYVAVLILNAIVVLSEDRFLARVNLTPATHNRSFGGPGGVDSSVKYNAIQLIASIRTLMRIPLIVINTLIIVYELVLG, encoded by the exons ATGTCTTTTCTGGGGAAGATTCTCTATG tggcCGTCCTGATTCTCAACGCCATCGTCGTCCTGTCAGAGGACCGCTTCCTCGCTCGCG TAAACCTCACCCCCGCAACCCACAACCGCTCCTTCGGCGGCCCCGGCGGCGTAGACAGCAGCGTCAAGTATAATGCCATCCAACTGATTGCCTCGATCCGGACCTTGATGAGGA TACCATTAATTGTGATCAATACCCTCATCATAGTGTATGAGCTTGTTTTGGGCTAA
- a CDS encoding hypothetical protein (EggNog:ENOG503NUNK; COG:T), with protein MPRNDASSRFSSMTGSSTDSARSNITVKPLPSLPPSASSSSPFAASSNQTSNASRSGSHGSRRAAPSRLKTDENGQLSRSFKDSDAQVSPTSTSRLALSPSSITSSNSIREHRMSDLADYRRDLAILDPAGGRASRTQQNNPSSGSLSQIAPWMAAAPTPASSGPLPTSFFNDSTDNLSLSSQTSPGLRNATARPSQTTTGSTESPETLYFTDERRPSIASITTTASSQGSRASGARGGIRKLQGFFGEEFPGRDSSEISLSHPIVGKEHRSHSYSHARPHRDRNYSNATDHGRDASPASRPRTPVPKPEVVPFLYQEADDIARYGEAPVRDILSGPDRERFVNDSSQQNNPPKTSGSGRSGHSIGVHLTGHHHRHNKSNEDPRSLRPSVSREDSTISVPKDRNGSSTMYGTRSRAQSPAPSTTGSYWGHKSGSTDGQTSPGQPKKSFLGRLGRRLKEKDDAPDLKKLGPASQSSLHSRPSRQELSKADGQFARGADGKYQPDVRDGIRPDPARPANGPQTFNKFSLSKKAPRSKTQDDLDEAIGPTDKQDGGTMFHLDTNLNNMDGILSKPAPLTPMNAHEIFDEVGSGKGSISYPSSNGAWNAPDSWAVLRDDDAGAQLPDTEDIGSPPRPEEKQHNYCIRVFRADGTFATLQMPLLTSVSELINQIVKKSYLQDPDKFKLVLKKHDLYKVLQSTDRPLLLQKRLLEQVGFEERDRIEDIGREDNSYLCRFLFYPFTDNSYEVMDQMEFLRSQKNNHIDLSGRSLSAIPVQLYPRANEIISLNLSRNLSLQVPRDFISVCPNLRDIKFNNNEARALPKSFGYASRLTMLDASNNRLESLESAALHNLTGLLKLNLANNKLKQLPREFEAFAVLRTLNISSNLLNNFPPFLAKLENLVDLDLSFNTIQSLPDNVGQMTSLERLVITNNELSGSLPPSFKNLRSLRELDIKYNAISNIDVISQLPKLEILSATRNNISQFSGTFERVRSIKLNWNPITKFEIKAPVPTLKALNLSNAQLASIDESFHNMSNLERLELDKNYFVSLPAHIGNLRRLEYFSIAHNSVGELPPEIGCLTELKRLDVRGNNIRKLPMELWWANKLDYLNASSNVLENFPKPASRAPHPPGETNGNTSFPTGRIGPPTGALSQTPSAEELNDLSRRPSQASSSLLSVGPSPVPGGADRKSSMVSVYGKGGRKTSVISRSTTQSSTALATPTASSRKDSSHTQRLTNTFAGSLRYLYMADNQLDDDCFDQLCMLENLRVLNLSYNDLSDMPQRSIKSWPQLVELYLSGNELASLPADDLEEYSMLQTLHINGNKFTNLPADISRAKKLTVFDCGSNSLKYNIANVPYDWNWNLNPNLRYLNLSGNRRLEIKQSSVPTAAQNREQYTDFGRLTNLRVLGLMDVTVLNSTLPDQSEDRRVRTSGSLAGYMPYGMADTLGSKNEHLSTIDLVVPRFNSNDSETLLGLFDGQALSSGGSKIAKYLQENFGHIFSQELRDLKNTENPADALRRSFLSLNKDLIAAGNTHTEDRSLMVHRGSTAPLVLSREDLNSGGVATIVYIQNQDLYVANVGDVQAMIIKSDSTHVMLTKKHDPADPNERTRIREAGGWVSRNGRLNDLLEVSRAFGYLDLMPAVQSAPNIERHTIGEHDEMILIATREVWEYLPKDVLVDVTRSVRQDPMRAAQKVRDLAMAYGCSNKMTVQMLGVSNLKARRERSRQHKGQSMPVYASLQDDGGSSTGMRRARKARDGPLDSTLGRLDAEVPAPTGLIAIVFTDIKNSTQLWETYPEAMRTAIKNHNELMRRQLRTIGGFEVKTEGDAFMVSFPTATSALLWCFAVQCKLLHLDWPAELYNSVNCQPVYDRDNNLIFKGLSVRMGIHWGEPLSEPDPVTRRMDYYGPMVNKASRISACADGGQIAVSSDFIAEIQRCLEHYQEPTSSAVDLNEDSFATAIRSELRSLSGQGFEVKDMGEKKLKGLENPEFIYSLYPHALSGRIETHSKHEKEQAQDLREIRPAILSPGSELSVEPDDIWSLWRVALRLEMLCSMLEDNSKALQPPETGLLDRMRQRGGEVSEDFLVNFLDHQVSRIETCINTIYMRHLVSQSSTGSNFGALRGPMDEVLKVVAEQFQLVAEYKARYGDLRV; from the exons ATGCCCCGGAATGACGCCAGTTCCCGCTTCAGCTCTATGACGGGCTCCAGCACCGACAGTGCGAGATCCAACATCACTGTGAAGCCgctcccctctctccctccatcagcgtcatcctcttctcctttcgccgcctcctcaaaccaAACCAGCAATGCGTCCCGGTCCGGTTCTCATGGCTCGCGCAGGGCTGCCCCCTCGCGCCTCAAGACTGACGAGAACGGCCAATTAAGTCG GTCTTTCAAGGATTCTGATGCCCAAGTCTCGCCGACCTCCACCTCGCGCCTTGCGCTTTCGCcttcctccatcacctccagCAATTCCATTCGCGAACACCGAATGAGCGACCTGGCTGACTACCGACGCGACTTGGCCATCCTCGACCCCGCCGGAGGAAGGGCATCGCGAACTCAACAAAACAACCCGTCCTCTGGCTCTCTAAGTCAGATCGCGCCCTGGATGGCGGCCGCACCGACGCCGGCTAGTTCAGGGCCGTTACCCACTAGCTTTTTCAACGACTCGACAGACAACCTGTCACTTAGCTCGCAAACTTCGCCGGGTCTCCGCAATGCCACAGCGCGACCGTCCCAAACGACGACCGGGAGTACTGAATCCCCAGAAACCTTGTATTTCACCGATGAAAGACGTCCGTCGATTGCGAGCATCACCACAACTGCAAGTAGCCAGGGCTCGAGGGCGAGTGGTGCCAGAGGCGGGATTCGAAAGCTCCAGGGGTTTTTCGGAGAGGAGTTTCCGGGTCGTGATTCCTCCGAGATCAGTCTCTCTCATCCCATCGTGGGGAAAGAGCACCGCTCGCATTCTTACAGCCATGCACGGCCACATCGGGATCGCAACTACTCCAATGCCACAGATCATGGCAGGGACGCATCACCGGCCTCCAGGCCTCGAACACCCGTACCGAAGCCGGAAGTTGTGCCTTTCCTGTATCAGGAAGCTGAC GATATCGCGCGCTACGGAGAAGCACCCGTCCGAGACATCCTGAGTGGGCCGGATCGCGAACGCTTCGTCAATGATAGCTCCCAGCAAAACAATCCGCCAAAAACGTCGGGTTCGGGCCGTTCCGGACACTCAATTGGTGTGCATTTGACCGGACATCATCACAGACACAACAAGAGCAACGAGGATCCTCGGTCCCTTCGGCCCTCTGTCAGCCGGGAAGACTCGACGATAAGCGTTCCGAAGGATCGGAAcggctcctccaccatgtACGGCACCCGGTCCCGCGCACAGAGTCCCGCTCCGAGCACAACCGGTAGTTATTGGGGCCACAAGAGCGGTAGTACCGACGGCCAAACCTCACCCGGTCAACCGAAAAAGAGCTTCCTTGGACGGCTTGGAAGAAGGCTCAAAGAAAAGGACGATGCTCCAGATCTGAAGAAACTCGGTCCAGCGTCCCAGTCCTCTTTGCATTCCCGACCCTCCCGACAAGAGCTCTCCAAAGCTGACGGCCAGTTCGCGCGAGGTGCGGACGGGAAATACCAGCCTGATGTTCGGGATGGTATTCGCCCGGATCCTGCCCGTCCAGCTAATGGACCTCAAACGTTCAACAAGTTTTCCCTTTCCAAAAAGGCCCCTAGAAGCAAGACGCAGGATGACCTGGACGAAGCTATTGGCCCCACCGATAAGCAAGATGGCGGCACCATGTTTCACCTCGACACCAATCTTAATAATATGGATGGTATTTTGAGCAAACCGGCGCCGCTCACCCCCATGAACGCTCATGAAATCTTTGACGAGGTCGGCTCAGGCAAGGGATCAATCAGTTACCCGAGTTCCAATGGGGCATGGAATGCACCGGACAGCTGGGCTGTGCTGCGAGATGACGACGCCGGGGCCCAGCTCCCAGACACAGAGGACATTGGAAGCCCGCCGAGGCCGGAGGAAAAGCAACACAACTATTGCATCCGGGTGTTCAGGGCAGATGGCACGTTTGCGACCCTGCAGATGCCACTCCTGACGAGCGTCTCAGAGCTCATCAACCAAATTGTCAAGAAGTCATACTTGCAGGATCCGGATAAATTCAAGCTGGTCTTGAAGAAACATGATCTCTACAAAGTCCTCCAAAGCACCGATCGTCCACTGCTGCTACAAAAACGGCTCTTGGAACAAGTAGGATTCGAAGAGCGTGACAGGATAGAGGACATTGGCCGCGAAGACAACAGCTACTTGTGTCGATTCCTTTTCTACCCCTTCACCGACAACAGCTATGAAGTGATGGATCAAATGGAGTTCCTTCGGTCCCAGAAAAACAACCACATCGACCTATCAGGCCGCAGCCTGTCTGCCATTCCGGTTCAGCTCTATCCAAGGGCGAACGAAATCATCTCTCTCAACTTGTCCAGAAACTTGTCGCTCCAAGTCCCGCGAGATTTCATTTCGGTGTGCCCAAATCTGCGCGACATCAaattcaacaacaacgaggCTCGAGCTTTGCCCAAGAGCTTCGGATATGCCAGCAGACTCACCATGTTGGATGCCTCAAACAACCGTCTGGAGAGCTTGGAATCTGCGGCTCTTCACAATCTCACCGGCCTTCTCAAGCTTAACCTGGCGAACAACAAGCTCAAGCAACTACCGAGAGAGTTTGAAGCTTTTGCTGTGCTTCGAACGCTCAACAtatcctccaacctcttgaATAACTTCCCTCCCTTCTTGGCCAAGCTGGAAAATCTTGTGGATCTCGATCTGAGCTTCAACACGATCCAAAGCCTACCAGATAATGTCGGCCAGATGACGAGTCTCGAAAGGCTTGTCATTACCAACAATGAGCTCTCTGGTTCATTGCCCCCGTCTTTCAAGAACTTGCGCAGTCTCCGTGAGCTGGATATCAAGTACAACGCCATCTCTAATATTGACGTGATCTCCCAGCTGCCCAAACTAGAGATTCTTTCGGCCACCCGCAACAACATTTCCCAGTTCAGCGGCACGTTCGAACGGGTCAGAAGCATCAAGCTGAATTGGAATCCCATCACCAAGTTTGAGATCAAAGCCCCGGTTCCTACCCTCAAGGCCCTCAACTTGTCCAACGCCCAGCTTGCAAGTATCGACGAATCGTTCCACAACATGTCCAACTTGGAACGGTTAGAGCTCGACAAGAACTACTTCGTCTCACTGCCCGCTCACATTGGTAATCTTCGAAGGCTCGAGTACTTCAGCATTGCACACAACTCGGTAGGTGAGTTGCCTCCCGAGATCGGATGCCTGACCGAATTGAAGCGGCTGGATGTTCGGGGCAACAATATTCGAAAGCTTCCCATGGAGCTGTGGTGGGCAAACAAGTTGGATTACCTCAACGCATCCTCCAACGTGCTGGAGAATTTTCCAAAACCCGCATCCCGCgcaccccatcctcctggAGAAACAAACGGCAATACGAGCTTCCCAACTGGCAGAATTGGACCACCAACCGGTGCCCTGTCCCAGACACCAAGCGCCGAGGAGCTCAACGATCTTTCAAGACGTCCAAGTCAGGCTTCGAGTAGCCTGCTCAGCGTTGGGCCATCTCCCGTTCCAGGGGGTGCTGACAGGAAGAGCTCTATGGTGTCTGTTTACGGGAAGGGTGGGCGAAAAACCTCCGTCATCTCCAGATCAACCACACAGAGCAGCACTGCCCTGGCGACGCCGACAGCCAGCTCTAGGAAAGATTCAAGCCATACACAGCGACTAACTAATACCTTTGCCGGATCGCTTCGATACCTATACATGGCTGACAACCAGCTCGACGATGACTGTTTCGATCAGCTGTGTATGCTGGAGAATCTTCGTGTCCTCAATCTTTCCTATAACGACTTGAGCGACATGCCACAGCGTTCCATCAAGTCCTGGCCACAACTGGTCGAGCTGTACCTGTCAGGGAATGAACTTGCAAGTCTGCCTGCCGACGACTTGGAGGAGTACAGCATGTTGCAGACGCTCCACATCAATGGCAACAAGTTCACCAATTTGCCTGCCGACATTTCTCGAGCCAAGAAGCTCACTGTTTTTGACTGTGGCAGCAACTCTCTCAAATACAATATCGCCAATGTGCCGTACGATTGGAATTGGAATCTTAATCCCAATCTTCGGTACCTCAATTTGTCTGGAAACAGACGGCTGGAGATCAAGCAAAGTTCCGTTCCCACGGCAGCTCAGAATCGCGAGCAATACACCGACTTTGGTAGACTAACCAATCTTCGAGTTTTGGGTTTGATGGATGTGACGGTTCTCAACTCTACACTGCCTGATCAAAGCGAGGACCGCCGTGTAAGAACGTCTGGGTCTTTGGCAGGGTACATGCCCTATGGCATGGCCGACACTCTGGGAAGCAAGAACGAacacctctccaccatcgaTCTTGTTGTCCCGCGCTTCAACTCGAATGATTCGGAAACTCTTTTGGGTTTATTTGATGGCCAGGCGCTCAGTAGTGGTGGCTCTAAGATCGCCAAGTATCTCCAAGAGAACTTTGGGCATATCTTCTCTCAGGAGTTGAGGGACCTGAAGAATACCGAGAATCCTGCCGACGCGCTGAGACGGTCCTTCCTCTCACTTAACAAGGACCTCATTGCCGCCGGAAACACACACACCGAGGACAGATCTTTGATGGTGCATCGCGGCTCGACGGCCCCTCTTGTCCTCAGCAGAGAGGATCTGAACTCGGGTGGTGTCGCCACAATTGTCTACATTCAGAACCAGGATCTGTATGTCGCCAACGTTGGTGATGTACAGGCAATGATCATCAAATCAGACAGCACCCACGTCATGTTAACAAAGAAGCATGATCCTGCCGACCCCAACGAGCGCACGCGTATTCGAGAAGCCGGCGGGTGGGTATCTCGGAACGGCCGACTCAACGATCTTTTGGAGGTATCACGAGCCTTTGGCTATTTGGACCTGATGCCCGCTGTCCAGTCGGCACCCAATATCGAGAGACATACGATCGGCGAGCATGATGAGATGATCTTGATTGCAACCAGAGAAGTGTGGGAGTATCTTCCAAAAGACGTCCTTGTCGATGTCACCCGTTCGGTGCGCCAGGATCCAATGCGTGCAGCTCAAAAAGTCCGAGATTTGGCCATGGCGTATGGGTGCTCCAACAAGATGACGGTCCAGATGCTGGGCGTTTCCAACCTTAAGGCAAGAAGGGAGCGCTCGCGGCAGCACAAGGGGCAAAGCATGCCAGTGTACGCCTCACTTCAAGACGACGGCGGCTCGTCAACTGGCATGAGGAGAGCCCGAAAGGCAAGGGATGGCCCTCTGGACTCGACGCTTGGACGACTCGATGCAGAGGTGCCTGCTCCCACAGGTCTCATTGCTATTGTTTTCACAGACATCAAGAACTCGACACAACTGTGGGAAACGTATCCTGAAGCCATGAGGACGGCCATCAAGAATCACAATGAGCTTATGCGACGTCAACTGAGGACCATTGGTGGTTTCGAGGTCAAGACAGAAGGTGACGCCTTCATGGTCTCCTTCCCAACTGCTACGTCAGCTCTCTTGTGGTGCTTTGCCGTCCAATGCAAGCTGCTCCACTTGGACTGGCCGGCCGAACTCTACAACTCGGTCAATTGCCAACCAGTGTACGATCGTGATAATAACCTGATCTTCAAGGGTCTGTCGGTGCGCATGGGCATTCACTGGGGCGAGCCTCTCTCAGAGCCTGACCCCGTCACTCGCCGGATGGATTACTATGGCCCGATGGTCAACAAGGCCAGTCGTATCTCGGCCTGTGCGGATGGCGGACAGATTGCCGTGTCTTCTGACTTCATTGCGGAAATTCAACGGTGTCTCGAACACTATCAGGAGCCGACGAGCTCAGCTGTTGACCTCAATGAAGACAGTTTCGCGACCGCCATCCGGAGTGAGCTGCGCAGCTTGAGTGGGCAGGGGTTTGAAGTCAAGGACATGGGCGAGAAGAAGCTAAAGGGCCTGGAAAACCCCGAGTTTATCTACTCACTCTATCCCCATGCACTCTCCGGCAGAATCGAGACCCACAGCAAACACGAGAAGGAGCAAGCCCAGGACCTCAGGGAGATCAGGCCTGCTATCTTGAGCCCCGGGAGCGAGCTTTCGGTTGAACCAGATGACATATGGAGTCTCTGGAGAGTGGCTCTGCGCTTGGAAATGTTGTGCAGTATGTTGGAGGATAATAGCAAAGCGCTTCAGCCACCAGAGACAGGTCTCCTAGACAGGATGAGGCAacggggaggagaggtgtCGGAGGACTTTTTGGTCAACTTCCTGGATCATCAGGTTAGCCGGATCGAG ACGTGTATCAACACGATATACATGCGTCACCTCGTCTCGCAGAGCAGCACAGGGTCCAATTTTGGCGCGTTGCGGGGACCGATGGACGAGGTTCTCAAGGTGGTTGCCGAGCAGTTCCAGCTGGTAGCTGAGTACAAAGCGCGGTATGGTGACCTCCGTGTTTGA